Proteins from a genomic interval of Flammeovirgaceae bacterium SG7u.111:
- a CDS encoding homoserine dehydrogenase, translating to MSKDIKIGLFGFGCVGQGLHDVLNNSKGITADIHKIAVKDRNKKRKLDASYFTYTKEEILENPDLNVIVELIDDAEVAYNIVSSALKSGKEVVSANKKLVAEHLEEFVLLQQETGSSLLYEGAVCGSIPIIRTIEEYYNTELLYSVSGIFNGSSNYILSKVFEEGLSYEVALKQAQDLGFAETDPTLDVGGFDAKYKLVILTAHSFGLIVKPEEVFNYGIQNLSPFDMQYAREKGLKIKLVPKVKRVSDNEITLYVIPQFVKEHDYLYEVENEYNGVTVAAAFSEKQFFRGKGAGGHPTGSAVLSDIAALRYGYGYEYRKYHELNGLKYTTDVDVKVFFRYLNKEQFVREQFISVEEKYESEAINYVTGSVKLSSLLRSDYFQQEGTFLVEMPD from the coding sequence ATGAGCAAGGATATCAAAATTGGACTTTTTGGATTTGGCTGTGTAGGCCAGGGACTTCACGACGTACTAAACAACAGCAAAGGAATCACAGCAGATATTCATAAAATTGCTGTAAAAGACCGCAACAAGAAAAGAAAACTGGATGCCAGCTATTTCACTTATACCAAAGAGGAAATATTGGAAAACCCAGACCTGAACGTAATAGTGGAGCTGATTGATGATGCAGAAGTGGCTTACAATATTGTAAGTTCTGCGCTGAAATCGGGCAAGGAAGTGGTAAGTGCCAACAAGAAATTGGTTGCCGAGCACCTCGAAGAATTTGTATTGCTCCAGCAAGAAACCGGCTCTTCCCTACTCTACGAAGGCGCGGTATGCGGAAGTATTCCCATCATCCGAACTATAGAAGAATATTACAACACGGAATTGCTTTACTCAGTAAGCGGTATTTTCAATGGATCATCTAACTATATCTTGAGTAAAGTATTTGAAGAAGGTTTGAGCTATGAGGTAGCCTTGAAGCAAGCACAAGACTTAGGCTTTGCCGAAACCGACCCAACCTTAGACGTTGGAGGGTTTGATGCCAAATACAAACTCGTAATCCTTACCGCACATAGCTTTGGGCTAATAGTGAAACCAGAAGAGGTTTTTAACTATGGCATACAAAACCTTTCTCCGTTCGACATGCAGTATGCTAGGGAAAAAGGATTGAAGATAAAGCTTGTACCGAAGGTGAAAAGGGTTAGCGATAATGAGATCACTCTTTACGTGATTCCTCAATTTGTGAAGGAACACGATTACTTGTACGAAGTAGAGAATGAATACAATGGCGTTACCGTGGCTGCTGCATTCTCCGAAAAGCAATTCTTTAGAGGCAAAGGTGCTGGCGGCCATCCAACTGGCTCGGCAGTACTTTCAGATATTGCCGCTTTGCGCTATGGTTACGGCTATGAGTACAGAAAATATCACGAACTCAACGGCTTGAAATACACGACTGACGTAGATGTGAAAGTATTTTTCCGCTACCTCAACAAGGAGCAATTTGTAAGAGAACAGTTTATTTCTGTGGAAGAGAAATACGAAAGCGAAGCAATCAATTATGTAACAGGCTCGGTGAAACTTAGTAGTCTCTTAAGGTCAGATTACTTCCAACAAGAAGGTACTTTCTTGGTAGAAATGCCTGATTAG
- a CDS encoding tetratricopeptide repeat protein has protein sequence MKKIYLLILSSFILAQSFAQQISQEEALQYIKVGNTLREAQQYENAESYLVGALKVIKGKNKYWEASAYENLGLLYRDQHRSVEAVKYLTDAFLMYKKLKMKTSAMAVKTLLDGVEEKEQLYAGIEIGAKGVKASVIGVYLNMDGEYKFKVKYDNSINPNVVTLTDEAIAKGAEAVNTFYKEIKSKYDLPDERIFIVGSSGVRMEAMNQNKLDKLEKAFGEQLKIGKSKLKFITPEEEAYFVIKGTTLPKYRAVSSTIDIGSGNTKGGFLIGENLDKIQPVSFPFGTKTLSEMIQASMKEYQIGYDSAAKLLAKKYVRKELKEQYDKNRGLKTRSVVHLVGGVAWAMTTYLYPHHAEEAFVPISAVSIHKFRQEIMKNYSIITNPNLDPIDDKALKAKAEADILKVKENFSREELIAGSIILDEIVTQYNTEGPKKKFVFARLGYVGWISGYIMEAVKKEYDSMEEL, from the coding sequence ATGAAAAAAATTTATTTACTGATTCTCAGTTCATTCATCCTCGCCCAATCATTTGCCCAGCAAATAAGCCAAGAGGAGGCCTTGCAATATATAAAAGTTGGAAACACACTACGTGAAGCCCAACAATATGAAAATGCAGAATCTTACCTAGTGGGGGCTCTCAAAGTCATCAAAGGAAAAAACAAGTATTGGGAAGCGTCTGCTTATGAGAACCTTGGTTTGCTCTATCGTGACCAGCACAGAAGCGTAGAAGCAGTCAAATACCTCACCGATGCTTTTTTGATGTACAAAAAGCTCAAAATGAAAACCAGCGCAATGGCAGTAAAAACACTGCTAGACGGCGTGGAGGAAAAAGAACAGCTCTATGCTGGTATAGAAATTGGGGCAAAAGGAGTGAAAGCAAGTGTGATTGGGGTGTACCTCAATATGGATGGCGAGTATAAGTTTAAGGTAAAATACGATAATTCGATCAACCCAAATGTGGTAACTCTTACCGATGAGGCCATAGCCAAAGGAGCTGAGGCAGTAAATACTTTTTACAAAGAAATAAAATCGAAATACGATTTGCCAGACGAGCGAATATTCATAGTAGGAAGTAGTGGGGTAAGGATGGAAGCGATGAACCAAAACAAGCTAGATAAGCTGGAAAAAGCATTCGGCGAACAACTAAAAATTGGAAAATCCAAATTAAAGTTTATCACCCCCGAAGAGGAAGCCTACTTCGTGATAAAAGGAACTACCTTGCCCAAATACCGAGCAGTTTCTTCTACTATCGATATAGGTAGCGGAAACACCAAAGGTGGATTTTTGATAGGAGAAAACTTAGACAAAATCCAGCCTGTGAGCTTTCCTTTCGGTACAAAAACCCTTTCGGAAATGATACAGGCAAGCATGAAAGAATACCAAATTGGATACGACAGCGCCGCCAAGCTCCTAGCCAAAAAGTATGTAAGAAAAGAATTGAAGGAGCAATATGATAAAAACCGTGGGCTAAAAACTCGCTCGGTTGTACATTTGGTGGGAGGTGTAGCTTGGGCAATGACTACCTACCTTTACCCTCACCATGCCGAAGAAGCATTTGTACCTATTTCTGCTGTTTCTATTCATAAGTTTAGGCAAGAAATAATGAAAAACTACAGCATTATTACCAACCCTAACCTAGATCCTATCGATGATAAGGCTTTAAAGGCAAAGGCAGAAGCAGATATTTTGAAGGTAAAAGAAAACTTTAGTAGAGAAGAGTTGATAGCAGGCTCTATCATTTTGGATGAAATAGTGACCCAATACAATACAGAAGGACCGAAAAAGAAATTCGTGTTTGCCCGCCTTGGTTATGTAGGTTGGATCTCTGGTTATATAATGGAAGCCGTGAAAAAAGAATACGATTCCATGGAAGAACTGTAA